The region TGCTAACACTTACCATTTTCTCAATGTAGTATTATTTTTTGAGTTTCCTCCAACTAGAAATTCTAAGTTAATAGTACCGCATAAAAATATATAGTTTGGTAAAACACACAATTTTACTTCGCATCACTTAAAATAAATCATAACAAGTATTTCGATAAATAAATACACATTTAATTGATATTTTTAAAATCTTCTCTcacattttaaaaaaattatataaattaaaaGAAGATGATATATAGAAGTGGTCGATTCGTAGAAAATGTATGGTTGAAAGAATAATTGTTTGGATTTGGCCCAAATCCCCTTAACAAACCTGCAAGCAACTCAGCGCCAAAATTCATAATGAAAAAACAGCTaaaacattttttaaaaattaaatttgCACAAGCTGTATTCGATGTTTAAAATTCTCCCACCAAAATGAAGCATACACGTCATCAATCCGCGTGCTCTCAACCCCACCAATCAGGTTCCACTAATCACTCTTATTTAAACTATTCTCTCACTCTTTCATTTTCATCACTTGCAATTATCTCTTTCTCATTTTCAATCATTCTTCCAGAAACCCTTTTCTTTCGTTTCACTCTTTTCATCTGCCATGGCACCCAAGGGAGAGAAGAAACCAGCGGCAAAGAAGCCTGCAGAGAAGGCACCAGTAGAACCCAAGGCCGAGAAAAAGATCCCGAAGGATTCATCCTCCACCGacaagaagaagaagagaaacaAGAAGAGCGTTGAGACCTACAAGATCTACATCTTCAAGGTTCTTAAGCAAGTTCATCCTGATATTGGAATCTCCAGCAAAGCCATGGGGATCATGAACAGCTTCATCAATGATATCTTCGAGAAGCTCGCTCAGGAGTCTTCTAGACTCTCTCGCTACAACAAAAAATCCACCATCTCTTCCCGGGAGATCCAGACTGCTGTTCGTCTTGTTCTTCCCGGTGAGCTTGCCAAGCACGCCGTTTCCGAGGGAACCAAATCTGTCACCAAGTTCACCAGTTCTGATTAGAAATACTGATTTAAATTAGGGTTTACTTGATGTATATTTTGCATCGGTTCGTTTGTAACGCAGCAATGAAAAATCAATGAAATGAATTGTGTTTAAATTTTTTTCCTTAGACTGATTTTATTACTTTCTGACAGTTCTGTTTCCAGTCACCGTTTAATCTTGCAAGAATAATCCTAAATCTTAATTTTTGCTGATGTTATATCCTTGTTTCTTTTAACTATGATATTATCATTAGTTATAATTTGATGAACTATTATTCTGACATTCGGTAATAGTGTGATGTTAACTTTATTTTGTATGTTTATATAGTTTAAAAAGGATGCATTTTTGAATTAGTTGACACTAGCATATGTAGGTTTAATATTCAAAACTAAGGGTTTTGGGTTTCATGATGACTCTTTTCAGAAAATGTAAGACTGCCTTCATCTATTTTTAAATCTTGATAACTTTAGTTGTAATTTGTCTTATCTTATCCCCAGGAAATGGATGATGGACACATATCTTAGTATTCATGTTGTTAATTTTGTTTTTGAATCCCACTTTTTGGTTATTCAAGTTCTCAAATGGTTATCACACGGCTTGATTGTTATGCCCCTTATACTATCTGTCTTATGAAATACACTTAATTGAAGAAGAATGGAATTGTGATCCAGTGTTTTATTTAATGAAAGTGAAATATAAGTATTTATAACAGCAACAACGGCTAACAATCTCTTATTACAGCTGGGACTAGAGTAATGTAGCTTTCTCTAACTAATGGGTATATGCATGAGTTAACACCCTCTAGACGGTTCCTTGCTTGGCAGCCAAGTTGCGGAACATAGAAGGATGAAAAGCCTTGGTGAACTTGTCTGCAGTTTGCTCAGATGATGAAAACATGCAGAAGCTTCATAAGAACAGCAAGCAACTTGACACAAACAAGATGGAAGACCATCTCTCTAAATGTATTGGGCGTTCATGGAAGTTGAGATTGACAACTATGTTGGAGGTGTTTGGTAGATGTTTTTTATCATTAAAATCTtcactttttttttattatgttgTAAAATTGATGTGAATTTGAAAGAGTCATCGTATTAATTAACATTAATTAACGGAAGTTAATTAGGTTAAAATTAAtgaattaatattaattaattattaattaacaATTATACATTGTCAGTTTTC is a window of Lathyrus oleraceus cultivar Zhongwan6 chromosome 6, CAAS_Psat_ZW6_1.0, whole genome shotgun sequence DNA encoding:
- the LOC127096599 gene encoding probable histone H2B.3, with product MAPKGEKKPAAKKPAEKAPVEPKAEKKIPKDSSSTDKKKKRNKKSVETYKIYIFKVLKQVHPDIGISSKAMGIMNSFINDIFEKLAQESSRLSRYNKKSTISSREIQTAVRLVLPGELAKHAVSEGTKSVTKFTSSD